AAGTTTCATAAATCGATGTTTTTTCATCGGTAGCGGAATACCAAACACCATAACTATTTCCATCACCAAATCGACCAAATGTATAGGGAGGATTAAATGCGTCACTTATACATGATCCATGCGCTTTACCATAATCAAATAGTCTGTTTTTTTGAGGAAACTCATGTGAAACTCCGCTTGTGATATTTTCTGCTCTTTGTAAGATATCATGTGCGAAGTCAGAGTCTACGTTCAAATCATCAAATAAATCTTGCGAATGATAAATTGTAAAAATATTACGATAGACGATGCCTTCAAATTCCGTTTTTAAATCGAATAATCCCTCAAACTCTTTCATCATCCTGCGCACCTTATATAATCAAGTCTTCTGCGTACAAATGCTAAACGTTCATACGAAAGACTAGGATTTTCTAATATAAAATCGATTGGAACCAAGCCTCCAAGATCTTCTTGTGGTTTACTCATCCAAGCATAAACAATTTCGCGATTATAAGGGAATAATATTCTTAAGTTTTTATGAATTCCTAGTAGTAGGCCAACTCGATTTTTTTTATCAACATCTTTGGGAATGAGTTGTTCTTTTTCAAGCTTAATCAATCTTTGTCTATAGTTTGGTAAGCCAAGTAGCCCAGCTTGCTGCTCTCTATTGAAACCGTACAGGTGTGCCATTGTCCAAAATGCTTTTCCTAATACCCGTTCTTCTGAAAGGTCATGTTTTTTCTTAGTATTTTTATTTTCCATAAAACCCCCTTTGAGGTTTGTCACCCTTATGTATGTTATCATACGGTGTTTTATTCATAAAATAAAGCGATATTTTAACATATCGTATGTTTTCATACAAAAATTTACTATAAAAAAACAGGGTGATTAAATACCCTGTTTTTTTATAGTAACAATTAGAGTCGCGTCTCCTAATTCCCTTCCAAAAAATCTACAATATCAACAATTCTATAAAAGTAGGCACTTGTTCCAACACTTGCTGCAACGCCGCTTAAATGAAATAGCACAGGCACTCGTGCAAATCCTTTGGGCGCTTTCAGTCTTGATATTTTTTCTCGGCATTCATTAATTATATCAGAATTAATTTCACGTCTTTTAAATTTAAATTCGCAAATAAATAGTCCATTCGTTTTGGTTTGGATTAAGTAATCAATCTGACATCCTTGTTGGGTTGTCGTTTTTGTTTGTCGGTAGGGGCCACTTCTTACAATATCTACAGGTGAAATACCTAATTTTTGCAGTAATAATGTCCGATTTTGCAAAAGCAATGCTTCGAGTTGCAGTCCCATGTGTGCATCAAAACCTGGCATGGTAGAAAGTGGTACCTTATCAAACTCACCGTTTAAAATTGCTTCTCGGTTTGGCGCAATGACTTTCAGGTAAAATCTCATATAGGGATCAGAAATTCTATACAGACTTTGCTTTAACGGCTTTTCTGTTTTAAAAGACCACAAAGATTGTTTAACAACAAAACCTGCAATAATTAAATGCTCCATCATTTGACTTAACTTGCCGCTGTGCGCAAACTCTATACTCTGCCTAATTTCTAATAAGGTTCTTGTCCCATCTTTGAGGCTATCTAGAATTTTCTTATAAGTAGCACCTTTGGCGCTAAATAGATCGTGAAAAATCCGATCAAATTCGTTTACTAACAAACCATTTTTTTCAAAAGCAAGCTGTTTGATATTTTCATCTGCTGTAATTTGGGGACTAAGCTGTTCTAAATACCATGGAACACCTCCTATAATGCTTAGTAGCTTGTACATATCGTAATCAGATAAGTTCATCCCTAGTGTTCTTAAAAATTCAGCACTTTCTGGAATAGATAATGGCTCTAAACTTATTGTTAGATTGACACGCCCAAAGAATGCTGTGCTTTTTAATATATTTTCTTCTATCCAGGTTGATACCGATCCGCAAAAAACAAGCAACAGATGGCTTGTTTGCTTATCCCACCACGCTTTGAGTTTGGGAATAAAGGTAGGATCTTTTGCGCCCATCCATGAAATTTCATCAAATAGGATAATATCACCTGGCTTTATATGTAGACTTAAATGCTCAAAAGCATCACTCCAGTCGTGAAAAATTATAGACGGAATTTTTAGTATCAATGATAATTGTCTGGCAAAATGATCCCTTTGCTCTTGCGCTGATATCCCCTCTTGAGGGGCAAGTCCTGCAAAACTCCAAAATGTTTGGTGTCTAATTTTTTTGGAAAACTCAAATATAAGTCTACTTTTTCCAATTCTGCGGCGCCCTTTAACAACTACGAGGCTTGGTTTTTTCTTTTTATACAAGATGTCTAGGCGTTCGAATTCATCTTTACGGCCAATAAATATCGATTTTGACATAGTACCCCTATTCTGCTCAAAATGAGTTTTATTATATGTTGAGCATAGTATTAAGTCAAAAAAAATGCTCAAAAAGATACTTTTTGTTTTTTGAGCAATAACTATGTTGATTGCTATGTTTTATCAGTTTTTTAATTAATTTAATCTATAATTTTAATTAATTTTTCTAAAAAGTAACTTGCTCTAAGCTTGATATCTCAAGAGAGCTTGATAGCCAAGCATTTCTGATGCCATTATTTTTATCTTTATCTCCCGAGATATCTATATTATCATAAGAAAATTTTGTGAAATATTTTTGAAATTTTTTTATTTCAACTTCTTTTGTTTAGTCTATTAAGCTCCAAGCAATTTTAAATGTACAACATGGTGCATAACGTTTATTGCAATTTTCCTCATTGGAGATTATTTTATTTTTTTCTATAGCAATAAAGCATTGAGATGCATATGTGGTGTTACTTAATAAAATAAAAAAACATAAAATAAAACAATTTTTTTCATAACTGCTCTTTTTTAAAAAAATAGTATTATTTTCTTAAAAAATAATACACTTTGTTTTGATATCTCTGATAAAAATAGCTTTGTCAATTTTTTCTAAATACATTAAAAAAAATTTTTTCTTATTTAATTGATTGTGATATCGTAAAAAATGTGGGGTAGTAAATATCAAAAATCCTCAATGAGGTGATGAATGCTAAAAATAAATAAAAATTATATATATTTAACAATTTGGATTTTGAGTTTTATTTTGATAGGTGCAATTATAGGGAGTATAACTAAAAGTGGTGTGAATAGTTGGTATGTAACAATCAATAAGTCACCATTGACACCTCCAAATTATTTATTTGGTGTTGTGTGGAGTATTTTATATACAATGATTGCAATCAGTGGTTGGGCAATTTGGCATGGTAAGTACAAAAAAATACGACAGTTAAAAACTTTATATATTGTTCAACTCATTTTTAATTGGGCTTGGAGTCCTATATTTTTTACTTATCATTTAACAGGGCTTGCTTTAATTTGGATTTTTTTAATTATTGGAATGGTTTTTTTTATTATTTTAAAAACTTTTGACATCCTCCCCTCAATAAAATAAGGGGATTCCCTAGATACAAAAGAAAAACTAGCTAGAATTTTTCTTTGTACGAGTCGGCCTATCATGCCCGATAGGGACGACTGGCTCTGTATGCTCGCAATATATTTATTGAAGCATTTACGTCTCTGTCGTGTACAGCTCCGCACTTTTCACAGTTCCAGTGTCTTACTCCAAGCCCGATCCGTGGTAGTATTTCACTACACTTTGAGCACGTCCGAGTTGAATCTCTTTCTGAAATTTCTTTGTATATTGAAGCAGCTCTAACGGCTTTGTACTTCAACATATTTTTAAACATCCCTATTCCTGAATCGAGTGATATTCCTGATAGCTTTTTATTGCGATTCATGAATTTACAAGGAACATCACCAACTACAATTAGGGAACATTTTTTAACAAGTTTTGTTGACTCCTTATGCAAATAGTCTTGCCGAATATTGGCAACTTTTACATGCAGTTTTCTTTCTTGTTTTGACTTTGGAAGAGAATGATATTTTTTACTTTTTGATTGTTTTCTTTGTGCAAATCGTTGGCATCTTTTTAAATAGCGAAGTTTTTTTAAAGCATTTTTTCTTAAGTTTGGTCTATCAATCTTTTCACCATTTGAACATGTTGCAAGAGTTTTTATTCCAATATCAATTCCAATTTCTTTGTCTTCATCCCTTTTAATTCCTGTTTGCTCACTTTCAAAAGCAACATTTAAATACCAATGACCGCTCTTATCTTGACAAAATGAGCCTGTTTTTATTTTTGCATCTTCTGGTAGTTCTCTTGAGTTCCAAAAAGAAAACTCACTTTTATTATAAGATATTTTGCCATCATGAATTTTAATTGCAGATGATTTAAATGGTACCCATCCGAGAGATTTTTTACCACGCCAACGCAAAAGGGTTTTAAATTGTTTTCTGCGAGTGATGTATTCTTCAGAGACAAATTGAACTGTTTGAGAATGCAGTTCTAACTCTTTTGAGCTTCCGCTTACAAGATTATTCATTTCAAATTTTGTTAAAAAATACGGAATAGAAACTTTTTCACCTGATTTTTTATCATCTATTAACTTAACAGGTTTATTTTTAAGTGCTTCTTGTTGAGTTTGTTTGCAAAAATTCCATACCATATTTACAGAACGAGACATCTTTGAAAGCACTCTACCTGCTTTCCCTGAATCTTTAATTCTGTAGTGATATGTTGTTATCAAATCGAACAAACTCCTTTAACTTAAAAAAAAATTATATAACAAAAATACAAGTAAAGCCAACTTTCGACAAGCAAAAAATCCTATCCTCATTTTGCTTGCTTTGTGCGGCTTTCAATTCAACCTTGCACCGTTTGGTGCTGTGGTTTTTTCAGCTCACTTATATCCTCGCTCTGAAGAACGAGGTCTTGCGCTCGGTTGCGATAAAATTTTGATTGAATAATTTAAGGTTTTTTGTTTACTTAATTTCAAGCACCTTCTCGCGGCTTGTTTGGCCTTTGATTATAGAAACAGAGGATTTAGAAACCCCAAAACTTTTTGCAATTAACTTAATCACTGCGTCATTGGCTTTGCCATCTTCTGGAGGCGCTGTAACATAAACCCTTAAAAAAATGCTACCATCTGGCAAAATCTCTTGTTTAACTTTTTCTGTTTTTGCTTTAGTAGTCACTTTAATTCTGATTGTTGCTGGTATGGTGATATTTTTTAATAGTTCAGTTTTCACAATTTTCATTGACCACTTTTGCGACACAGGTATCAGACCAAACGTTGAGCGAAGTTTCGAGCATATCGATTAAACTGTAAAAAGGCAAAATAAGTCCAAGAAGAACAATCGGCACATTCATGCTAGCAAGAAGGCTTGCGCTTAAAAAGAAGCATCCCATTGGTACACCTGCATTGCCGATTGCTGCAATAGTGGCAATAAAAATCCAGGCAATCATTGTGCTTGCTGTAATTTCTATACCATTATTTTGCATAAGAAAAATAACAGTTGCAAAAATAAAGGCGGCGCATCCATTCATATTGATGCTGGTGCAAAGGGGCAAAACAAAGCGGCTTACTTTTGGAGAAATATTGAGTTTTTGTTCAGCCACTTCCATTGTAACAGGTAAGGTGCCCGCCGAAGATTTCGTAAAAAAAGCCAAAGATAAAGCGGGAGATGCTCCCTTTATAGTTTGCAGTACAGGAATTTTATTAATTTTTAACCATAGTGGTAAGATAATTAAACCTTGTACAATATTGGCAAGTACAATAATGCCTAAGTATTCGCCAATACCTTTAAAATCAAACCCCTCTTTGAGCTGCATCACGGTTACTGTAATAAAGCCAAATAAAGCAATTGGTATGATTGCAATAATCCATTTGGTGATTACAATAAAAAGAGAGTGTGCGCCCTGAAAAAAATGAATAATTGTTTGCTTTGATTCAAGCTCTGGAATGTAGCGAATGGCTGCGCCAATTACAACAGAAATTAATAAAACCGACATGACTTGATGCTCTAAAAATGGAGAGAACAGGCTTGTCGGTAAAATATTTAAAATGTGCGTTAAATAATTTTGGTTAGTATATGCTGTAAGAGGCTCAGAAAGAGCTGTTATTTGGACGCGGCTAGGTTGGATTATCCAATATAACAAGCAGCTTATGGATGCTGCAATGAGAGTTGTTCCCAGGGTATAAAATAATGTAAGCCGCCAGATTTTTTTGGTGGAGGCGTCAGAGCGGTAGCTCGACATGGTGACAATGAGAGACAGAGAAATAACGGGTAAGCTTATAAATTTAAAAATTTTTATAAAGGCATCTGACACAAAAATACCAATGCTTTGAAATGTGCTGCTTGATGAAAGTCCACAGGCAATGCCCAATAAAATCATGAGCAAGTATGCCAAAGGTTTTATAAAAATCTTTAAATTTTTTAGAGGGTATGAAAAGAGCATTCTAATTTCCTGTGTAATTTTAAAGCAAATAATATTATAATTAAGAAGGGTAAAGACAAAAAATACAACATCGAAGTAAAGAGAGGAAAAAGAAATTATTAATGAAATAAAGCATAGAAACTACCAATAAGGAAAATTGCTTATAACAAAGCAACCCAAATATTATTCAGCTTTTCAAATAAGTCAACTTTTAATTTTTACTTTAGGTGAATAATTATGAAAATAACCAAAAAAAACTTGGCAATATTAAGTGCTTTATTATTTATGATTATAATAATTTTATATTTTGTATATCAAAATATCGTTTATGTTTCTACAGATAATGCAAAAATTGAGGGGCATGCAGTTCTACTAACGCCAAAGGTAACTGGATTTATAATTGCAGTAAATTTTGAACAGGGTCAAAAGGTAAAAAAAGGACAAATTATAATTGAAATAGATGATCGTGATGCGCAAAATTCTCTTAAACAATCAAAGGCAAACCTAATCTCGGTTACTGCCAAATTAAAAGAGGCTGAAAGTAACTATAAAAGAACAGAAAGACTTTATAAAATAGGAGCTGCAACACAGCAACAATTTGATTCAACTTATGCAAATTATTCGGATATTAAAGCACAAATGGACAGTTTGCACGCCCAAGTTGCTCAAGCGGAATTAACAATAGAGCATACTAAAATTAAAGCACCAAGACATGGAATTATCGGAAAAATTTCTGCAGAAGTGGGGCAACTGGCTGCATCAGGTGTTCCATTAATAGGTTTTGTAGATTCTGAGGAACGATGGGTGATAGCAAATTTTAAAGAGACAGAAATTCAATCTATAAGTCCTGGTAGTAAAGCCTATATAGAAATTGATGCATTTCCAGAAAAAAAATATGTTGGCAAAGTTTTTTCTTTAAGTCCTGCAACAGGAGCAACGTTTACTTTGTTACCTCCAGATAATGCAACTGGTAATTTTACTAAAGTTGTACAACGTATTCCTGTTAAAATAAAGTTTGAGCAACTTTCAGAACAAGATATTGATATCTTAAAAAATGGACTTTCTGTATTTCTAAAAATAAAAAAAACATAGGGTTATTATATGGATTTTAAGTCAAAGCTTATCGTATTTGTAGCAGTACTGGCTTCTTTGCTAGAAATCATTGATACCTCAATTGTTAATGTTGCCATACCAACGATGATGGGTAATTTAGGCGCAACTTTAGATGATATCAGTTTGATTGTGACAGGATATGCCGTTGCAAATGCAATTATTTTACCTGTTTCGGCGTGGCTTAGTGAAAGAATTGGGCGAAGAAATTATTTTTTAGGTTGTATTGCAATATTTACTGCGGCATCTGTTGCATGTGGTTTAGCGCCAAATCTTGTAACCTTAATTATTTTTAGAATTGTCCAAGGATTAGCTGGAGGTGCATTGTTACCAACTTCACAGGCTTTAATATTTGAACAATTTCCGAAAGAAAAATCTGGTATTGCAGGAGCAATTTTTGGAATGAGTGTGATGGTAGGTCCAACCTTAGGTCCAGTTATGGGGGGATTTTTAACAGATAATTATGGATGGCGTTCAATCTTTAATATCAATTTACCAATTGGTATGATTGCTATATTTATAGGATCTTTGTGTGTTTTTGATAGAACAGATCAACAAAAAACTACAAAAAACTTAGATTACTTGGGATTTGTTTTTTTAGCATTAGGTATCGGATGCTTTCAATTTTTAATAGAACGCGGAAATACTGAAGATTGGTTTGCTTCAAAAGCAATACTAGCATGTGCAATTATTTCAGCAATTTCAATTGTGCTGTTTATTTGGTGGGAATTACGCACAAAATTTCCTATTTTAAATTTAAAACTATTTAAAGAACCGATTGTTATCAGTGGTGTAACGTTAATGTCGTGTTTAGGATTTTTTTTATATAGCATTGTTTTTGTACTCCCCGTATTTTTAACAACATCTTTTAATTTTACAGCAACGCAAACTGGACAGCTTTTTATTCCTGGCTCAATTCTTACTGCTTTGATGATGCCTTTTATTGGAAAATCTGTTCAATCAATTTCTGATCCAAGAATTTTAATTATAATAGGACTTGTTTCTGTTGAGTTTTGTTTGTTTTCTATGACTTATTTTTCTACTGAAACATCCCAAACTCAATTGCTAAATTCTTTGTATATTCGTGGTTTTGCACTTGCTTTTTTATTTGTGCCTATTAATTCTACAATTTTGAGTCAATTTAAGGGGTTTGATCTAGGGCAAGTTGCTGGATTATTAAATTTATTTCGTCAAATTGGAGGCAGTATTGGAATAGCTTTTATAGATACATTGTTAACAAAAAATATGAAAAAAAATTATAATGAATTATTAACTCATGTTTCAAGCGTTGATCAAAATTCGAGTATTCATTTTAATTCAAGCATGGCAAATATGTCTCATTCTATGGTTAAAGATATTGGCCTAGCAAACTCTAATGATGCTGCATTACAAATATTGTACAATAGAGTGCAAGGACAAGTTTTTATGTTAAGTTTTTTGCAGTTGATTGTAATTATGATGGTTATATTTTCAATTGCATTTGTGCCAATTTTTCTTATTAAATTAAAAAAGAAAGTCACTAATATATCTGATTCGCATTAATTTTAATTAGATAATTTTTTATGTTCTTCTTTTGCTGCATCGTTAGCAATTTTTATAAATTTACCTTTGATAAAATAAAAAACAATCGCTCCTATTAAAATAGTAATACTAACAAAAAGAAAAGTTTTAAAAGGCTCTTTTAATGAATATGCCCCTATTTTTGCCGCTATCAAACTAGTAATTCCAAAAATGGCAAGATAAAATGATTGAAATAGTGATTTGTATCTTAAAGGTGCCATTCTACTGATAGCTGACATCATAACTGGTGAGATCATGGTTTCACTAATTGAAAACGCAATTATAAATAAAATTATTTGTAAATAGTGAAATGGTTTTTCTGAATTACTAGCATGTAAACTTATAAAAGAAAGATATGTAAAATAAAATAAAGCAATAGCAGAAATAAACATTGCTAAATTAATTTGACTAAAAAAATGTGGATATTTGTTTATACGATAAAGTTTTGATAATATATACGTTAAAATTGGAGTAAATGCTAAAATAGTTAAGCTTTCAAGAGACATAAAAAATGTTGTTGGAATATCATAGCCAAAAAAACTTTTTTCGGTGAATTTTTCTATGTATAAAGATAAAGTACCAGATGATGTTATATTATAACTTACTGTCCATAAACTAAAAAATAAAAATGTTATAATTAATGTATGAAGAGATTTAATTTGAATTGCTGTTAAAGGTTTCTTTTCTAAGCGAGATATTTTTTTTACTTTAGGAGAATGTTCTAAAACGACATGCTTTTTACCAAAATAAAAAACTAGCATTCCAATAATCATTCCAACTCCTGCAGAGGACAGAGAGACGCCATATCCAAAGTTTTGCAGCAAGATTCCGCTACTAAAACCTGCAGCCATACCACCAACATTGATGCCAAAATAATACCAACTAAAACCAGCCTCTCGTCTTTGATCGTGCGGCGAATAAAGATCGCCAAGCAGTGAGGGCATACACGGTTTAAAAAATCCTGTTCCTGAAGCCACACAAATAAGTGCTGCATAAAAGATTATTTCATGGCTAGAAAATAGCATTAAAAAGTGACCTAAAATAATAGTCAAGCCACCTACAAAAACTGCCACCCTACGTCCAATAAATCGATCTGCAATAAAAGAACCAATTATTGGCAGTGTAAATGCTGCCATGGTATAAATTCCCATTAATGCCAACGATCTTTCATTACTCCAGCCTAGCCCACCTTGTGCAAGAGGTGCAGAAGCATAAAGAACAAGTAAATAAGAAAGAGTATAGAAACTCAGTCTTTCAAATACTTCTGTATACGCCAAGACATACATACCCTTAGGCTGCTTATATTTTACTGTCATGTTAATCTCGTCGTTTAGTTGTTAAAAATTCTCTTTCAATTTTAGCGTTAAAAAAATAAATTTGCCAAGTAGTATTAAAATAAATTTTAAAAAATTAAAATATGTTGTTTTTTATATAATAAGTTATTGTTTTTGTGTTTTGTTTAAATTAGAGACGATTCCGAACTCAAAACAAGACGGACAAAGTGACTTTATGTTAACTGAATCGGATGGATCAATAATAATAACAAAACCAACCCCCATATTCCAAACATTATATGCTTCTTCATCAGAAATAGCACCTAATTTTTGAAAATAATTCATAATTGGATGGGTCGGAATTTTATTTTTTTCTATCTCAAAAATTAAATTTTCTGGCAAAACTCTTGTTATATTTGAGAGTCCTCCTCCAGTAATATGTGCCATTCCTTTAATTTTTATTTGAGATTTTAAATTGAGAATTTCATTGACGTATAATTTTGTTGGTTTCGTTAAGTAATCACCTAATATTTCTCCCTCAATGGTAGAATTAAGAGATATATTGTGTGTTTGCAATAACTTTCGAATTAATGAGTAGCCGTTAGCGTGAAAACCATTACTTGGAAAACCAAAAATTAAATCACCGCTTTTAATTTTTTTTCCGTCGATTATCGAATTATTTAATACTTCACCAACTGCAAAACCAGCAAGATCAAACTTGTTATTATCATAGAAACCAGGCATTTCTGCTGTTTCTCCTCCTAATAATAGACAGGAATGATCTTGGCATGCTTTAATAATACCTTTAATGACTCTGTGCGCAATGTCCACATCCAAACGCCCGGTAGCAAAATAATCTAAAAAAAATAATGGTCTTGCTCCGCATACAATTAAGTCATTTAAGTTCATGGCCACAAGATCTTGACCAAGATCTTCGTACCTTTCCATCGCAATCCCTATTTCTAACTTTGTGCCCACGCCATCTGTGCACGCAACGAGTGAACGTGTGTCATCCAAACGATAAATGCCAGCAAATCCTCCAATTGTAGGACTCACTTTTTTTATACGATCAACTAACCATTCTCCT
This region of Spirobacillus cienkowskii genomic DNA includes:
- a CDS encoding DUF167 domain-containing protein, which produces MKIVKTELLKNITIPATIRIKVTTKAKTEKVKQEILPDGSIFLRVYVTAPPEDGKANDAVIKLIAKSFGVSKSSVSIIKGQTSREKVLEIK
- a CDS encoding dicarboxylate/amino acid:cation symporter — protein: MLFSYPLKNLKIFIKPLAYLLMILLGIACGLSSSSTFQSIGIFVSDAFIKIFKFISLPVISLSLIVTMSSYRSDASTKKIWRLTLFYTLGTTLIAASISCLLYWIIQPSRVQITALSEPLTAYTNQNYLTHILNILPTSLFSPFLEHQVMSVLLISVVIGAAIRYIPELESKQTIIHFFQGAHSLFIVITKWIIAIIPIALFGFITVTVMQLKEGFDFKGIGEYLGIIVLANIVQGLIILPLWLKINKIPVLQTIKGASPALSLAFFTKSSAGTLPVTMEVAEQKLNISPKVSRFVLPLCTSINMNGCAAFIFATVIFLMQNNGIEITASTMIAWIFIATIAAIGNAGVPMGCFFLSASLLASMNVPIVLLGLILPFYSLIDMLETSLNVWSDTCVAKVVNENCEN
- a CDS encoding oligopeptide:H+ symporter; protein product: MTVKYKQPKGMYVLAYTEVFERLSFYTLSYLLVLYASAPLAQGGLGWSNERSLALMGIYTMAAFTLPIIGSFIADRFIGRRVAVFVGGLTIILGHFLMLFSSHEIIFYAALICVASGTGFFKPCMPSLLGDLYSPHDQRREAGFSWYYFGINVGGMAAGFSSGILLQNFGYGVSLSSAGVGMIIGMLVFYFGKKHVVLEHSPKVKKISRLEKKPLTAIQIKSLHTLIITFLFFSLWTVSYNITSSGTLSLYIEKFTEKSFFGYDIPTTFFMSLESLTILAFTPILTYILSKLYRINKYPHFFSQINLAMFISAIALFYFTYLSFISLHASNSEKPFHYLQIILFIIAFSISETMISPVMMSAISRMAPLRYKSLFQSFYLAIFGITSLIAAKIGAYSLKEPFKTFLFVSITILIGAIVFYFIKGKFIKIANDAAKEEHKKLSN
- a CDS encoding transposase, with the translated sequence MITTYHYRIKDSGKAGRVLSKMSRSVNMVWNFCKQTQQEALKNKPVKLIDDKKSGEKVSIPYFLTKFEMNNLVSGSSKELELHSQTVQFVSEEYITRRKQFKTLLRWRGKKSLGWVPFKSSAIKIHDGKISYNKSEFSFWNSRELPEDAKIKTGSFCQDKSGHWYLNVAFESEQTGIKRDEDKEIGIDIGIKTLATCSNGEKIDRPNLRKNALKKLRYLKRCQRFAQRKQSKSKKYHSLPKSKQERKLHVKVANIRQDYLHKESTKLVKKCSLIVVGDVPCKFMNRNKKLSGISLDSGIGMFKNMLKYKAVRAASIYKEISERDSTRTCSKCSEILPRIGLGVRHWNCEKCGAVHDRDVNASINILRAYRASRPYRA
- a CDS encoding TspO/MBR family protein — translated: MLKINKNYIYLTIWILSFILIGAIIGSITKSGVNSWYVTINKSPLTPPNYLFGVVWSILYTMIAISGWAIWHGKYKKIRQLKTLYIVQLIFNWAWSPIFFTYHLTGLALIWIFLIIGMVFFIILKTFDILPSIK
- a CDS encoding penicillin-binding transpeptidase domain-containing protein; amino-acid sequence: MKKFQKYFTKFSYDNIDISGDKDKNNGIRNAWLSSSLEISSLEQVTF
- the purM gene encoding phosphoribosylformylglycinamidine cyclo-ligase, giving the protein MTVVTQYEKAGVNIKAGEWLVDRIKKVSPTIGGFAGIYRLDDTRSLVACTDGVGTKLEIGIAMERYEDLGQDLVAMNLNDLIVCGARPLFFLDYFATGRLDVDIAHRVIKGIIKACQDHSCLLLGGETAEMPGFYDNNKFDLAGFAVGEVLNNSIIDGKKIKSGDLIFGFPSNGFHANGYSLIRKLLQTHNISLNSTIEGEILGDYLTKPTKLYVNEILNLKSQIKIKGMAHITGGGLSNITRVLPENLIFEIEKNKIPTHPIMNYFQKLGAISDEEAYNVWNMGVGFVIIIDPSDSVNIKSLCPSCFEFGIVSNLNKTQKQ
- a CDS encoding HlyD family secretion protein → MKITKKNLAILSALLFMIIIILYFVYQNIVYVSTDNAKIEGHAVLLTPKVTGFIIAVNFEQGQKVKKGQIIIEIDDRDAQNSLKQSKANLISVTAKLKEAESNYKRTERLYKIGAATQQQFDSTYANYSDIKAQMDSLHAQVAQAELTIEHTKIKAPRHGIIGKISAEVGQLAASGVPLIGFVDSEERWVIANFKETEIQSISPGSKAYIEIDAFPEKKYVGKVFSLSPATGATFTLLPPDNATGNFTKVVQRIPVKIKFEQLSEQDIDILKNGLSVFLKIKKT
- a CDS encoding AAA family ATPase; the encoded protein is MSKSIFIGRKDEFERLDILYKKKKPSLVVVKGRRRIGKSRLIFEFSKKIRHQTFWSFAGLAPQEGISAQEQRDHFARQLSLILKIPSIIFHDWSDAFEHLSLHIKPGDIILFDEISWMGAKDPTFIPKLKAWWDKQTSHLLLVFCGSVSTWIEENILKSTAFFGRVNLTISLEPLSIPESAEFLRTLGMNLSDYDMYKLLSIIGGVPWYLEQLSPQITADENIKQLAFEKNGLLVNEFDRIFHDLFSAKGATYKKILDSLKDGTRTLLEIRQSIEFAHSGKLSQMMEHLIIAGFVVKQSLWSFKTEKPLKQSLYRISDPYMRFYLKVIAPNREAILNGEFDKVPLSTMPGFDAHMGLQLEALLLQNRTLLLQKLGISPVDIVRSGPYRQTKTTTQQGCQIDYLIQTKTNGLFICEFKFKRREINSDIINECREKISRLKAPKGFARVPVLFHLSGVAASVGTSAYFYRIVDIVDFLEGN
- a CDS encoding antitoxin Xre/MbcA/ParS toxin-binding domain-containing protein → MENKNTKKKHDLSEERVLGKAFWTMAHLYGFNREQQAGLLGLPNYRQRLIKLEKEQLIPKDVDKKNRVGLLLGIHKNLRILFPYNREIVYAWMSKPQEDLGGLVPIDFILENPSLSYERLAFVRRRLDYIRCAG
- a CDS encoding DHA2 family efflux MFS transporter permease subunit — translated: MDFKSKLIVFVAVLASLLEIIDTSIVNVAIPTMMGNLGATLDDISLIVTGYAVANAIILPVSAWLSERIGRRNYFLGCIAIFTAASVACGLAPNLVTLIIFRIVQGLAGGALLPTSQALIFEQFPKEKSGIAGAIFGMSVMVGPTLGPVMGGFLTDNYGWRSIFNINLPIGMIAIFIGSLCVFDRTDQQKTTKNLDYLGFVFLALGIGCFQFLIERGNTEDWFASKAILACAIISAISIVLFIWWELRTKFPILNLKLFKEPIVISGVTLMSCLGFFLYSIVFVLPVFLTTSFNFTATQTGQLFIPGSILTALMMPFIGKSVQSISDPRILIIIGLVSVEFCLFSMTYFSTETSQTQLLNSLYIRGFALAFLFVPINSTILSQFKGFDLGQVAGLLNLFRQIGGSIGIAFIDTLLTKNMKKNYNELLTHVSSVDQNSSIHFNSSMANMSHSMVKDIGLANSNDAALQILYNRVQGQVFMLSFLQLIVIMMVIFSIAFVPIFLIKLKKKVTNISDSH